From the genome of Pseudomonas bubulae:
AGCAGCTCTAAGGGGCTCCTGCAGAACACAGTGCAGTGGCCGTCTACTTCAAGTACCAGCCCCCTGGTTGGTCATCGATTGATTCGGTCACTCAATATTTGTGGTTAGCCGTGTTGCCACGAGTGGCGATACATGACCAAGAACCACCAGACAGACCACGCCGATGTGATCTGGTGGGATATGGTTCCGGCCCTGAATATCAGTGAAATCAATAGGGTCGGGACGGAGTGATTCGAACACTCGAACCCTAGCACCCCATTCAAGCTGGACTCACTCAGCGCCAGTTAATACGGGACTCCAGCAACAGGCGCTCGCTGCATAGGTATTCGTGCGCCTGGGCCGCACGAATACCCTTACCCGAGCACTTCAGCAACACACATTTATACCTGGGAGGCACTTGCAAGGCTGGGCTGCAAGGCATTACCCATCACTGGACCAGAGGGATGAGCAGCCTCTTCGTGTACGAACTCTGGTTCAGGCTCCCCTCTTTCACCATTCAACGCCTTGTGCATTTTAACGGTATCCAGCGCCCCGACCCACTTGGCAATTGCCATGGTTCCGACACCATTGCCAATCGTGTTGGTGATCGCACGTGCTTCTGACATAAAGCGGTCAACTCCCAGCAGCAGCACCATTCCCGCAACCGGGATGGTCCCCAAAGAAGACAAGGTGGCGGCCAGGATAATAAACCCTGAGCCGGTGACACCTGCCGACCCCTTGGAGGTGAACATCAAAACTGCCAGAACGATCAATTGATCAGTGAGGGTAAGCGGCGTGTTGGTTGCCTGGGCGATAAAAATCGCAGCGATGGTGTAATAAATCGCCTGACCGTCCGGATTGAAGGTCAAGCCGGAGGGAATGATCATCCCGGCGACAGGCTTGGAAACTCCGGCCTTTTCCATTTTTGAAATCATTTGCGGCAACACCGACTCCGAAGAACTGGTGCCCAGTACGGTGAACAACTCCTCCTTGATAAATTTAAGGAATTTCCACAGGCTGAAACCGCTGTACCGGCATATGGGCCCCAGAACAAAGATCACGAACACCGCGCAGGTCAAGTACACGCAGGCCATCAACTTGCCGAGGGAGAACAGCGAGCCGAAACCGTATTTGCCGATTGTGAATGCAATGGCCCCAAACGCACCGACAGGCGCCAGGCGCATAACCATATTGACGATGCGGAACATGCCCTGCATCAAGCTATCCAGTGCATCGACAAAGATTTTCCCGCGCGGTCCGACCTGGGCAAGGGCGACGCCCAGAAGGACGGAAAACAGCAATATCTGCAGCACATTCCCCTTGGCAAAGGCATCCACAATGGTATCGGGGATGATATTCATGGCGAAGTCCATGAATGAATCATGCTTCACCGCCGAGGTATAGGTGGCGAGACTCGACGTATCGAGGCTTGCGACATCAATATTCATGCCTGCACCGGGCTTGAATACATCGACCACCACCAGGCCGACCACGAGCGCCAGGGTCGACACAACCTCGAAATAAATCAAGGCACGAAAGCCTACCCGCCCAAGCTCCTTCATGTTTTCCATGCGTGCGATACCCGTGACGACAGTCAGGAAGATCACCGGCGCGAGGAGCATTTTGATCAGTTTGATAAACGCATCGCCCAAGGGTTTGAGTGCAGCCCCGGTTTCAGGAACCAGCACACCGACGATAGCGCCAAGAACGACCGCAATAAGTACTTGTATATAAAGTTTGCCGAATATTCTTTTCATGACAGGGCCCTGATTTTTATTGTTGTCAGGAAATGCCAAGGAGTCAGACCCAATAATCTGCCCCTTGACGTAGTGCCGCAGTACTACTTTGAATCGCTGGGACGCTTCAACGGTTGATCAACGCAATGACTGCATCCGTGATCTGCCGTGTAGTGGCCGTACCGCCCAAATCAGGAGTATGCAAACCGCTTTCAGTCACAGCCTCGATGGCGGACATCAGTTGTTTTGCCGCGGCGGTCTCACCCAGGTGTTCCAGCATCATCACTGCCGTCCAGAAAGTCGCAATCGGGTTCGCCACACCTTTACCGGTGATATCGAATGCAGAGCCGTGGATCGGTTCGAACATCGAAGGGAATTTGCGCGACGGGTTCAGGTTGGCAGTCGGCGCAATGCCAAGACTGCCGGATAGCGCCGCCGCCAGATCGGACAGAATGTCGGCGTGCAGGTTAGTAGCGACAATCACGTCCAGTGTGGAGGGTTTGAGCACCATGCGCGTAGTGACGGCATCGACCAGTTCTTTATCAATTTTAACGTCTGGAAAATCCTTCGCGACTTCATAGAAAATCTCATCCCACAGCACCATGCCGTGTCGCTGGGCATTGGACTTGGTGACCATGGTCAGGTGCTTGCGTGGGCGGCTTTGCGCCAGTTCGAAAGCAAAACGGTGGATGCGCTCGACTCCAACACGGGTAAAGACCGACACTTCCGTGGCGACCTCTTCCGGCAGGCCACGGTGAACGCGACCTCCATTGCCGGAGTACTCACCTTCGGAGTTTTCCCGCACCACTACCCAGTCAATCTGGTCACCATTGACCAGTGGGCTCTTTACCCCAGGCAACACACGAGCCGGACGCACGTTGGCGTACTGATCGAAGCCCTGGCAGATCGGCAAACGCAGGCCCCACAGGGAAATATGATCCGCGACGTCAAGCGCACCCACGGCGCCAAAGAAAATCGCATCGAAGGTTTTTAGCTCTTCCAGCCCGCCTTCAGGAATGTAGTAACCATGCTTCAGGTAGTTATCCGAGTTCCAGTCGAAGTGTTTGAAATCCAGTTCGAAGCTGGATTTTTCCGACAGGGCCTGCAGCACCTCGACACCCGCTGCAATAACCTCAATACCAATACCATCACCTGGAACCGCTGCAATTTTGTATGTGCTCATGATCAACTCCGCGCTCAAAACGTTCTTGTTTTGCCTGTCGAACGGTCTGTTCAATCAGGGTGTGAACGGAGTATATGTAGTGAATAAATAAGTGTGAGTTACTCAGAATCACTACATAAATAACTTTGAGTTACCAATGAGCCCAACCCTGGATCTGTCATTTTTTTATCTTCTGGCCAACAAAGGCAGCCTGGCTGCCACGGCCAGAGAGCTCGGCATCACACCGCCAGCAGTGAGCAAGCGCCTTACTGCGCTTGAGGCTCGATTGGGGGCACGCCTGGTGAATCGCACCACACGTTCAATGAGCCTGACCTCAGAAGGTGAACTGCTTTTTTCCCACGCGGCCCGGATCCTGACGCAGATCGATGAGGTCGAGCAGCTGATCAACAGCAGCCAGGCTGAGCCAAAAGGCTTGATCCGCGTCAACGCATCGCTGGGCTTCGGACGCCGTTACATCGGTCCTGCCCTTGGCGCATTTTTCAAGAAACACCCCCAGGTGGAAGTACAACTGGAGATCAGCGATCACCCGCTCGACCTGACGACCCATGGGTTTGACCTTGGCATTCGTTTCGGCACACTGGCGGATGCAGCTTTTCATGCGCGAAAGATCGCTTCCAACCGCCGATTGCTATGCGCCTCACCGTTGTACCTGGAAAAATACGGTGCTCCGCAACGTCTGAGCGATTTGCAGCAGCACAACTGCATCTTCCTGCGGCAGAACGAAACGCCTTACGGGGTGTGGAGCTTTACCGACGGTGGCCGTACGCAAAACATCAAGGTACGCGGCGCCTTGGGCTGCAACGACGGTGAGGTAGCCCTGAACTGGGCGCTGGAGGGGCATGGGATTCTGCTGCGAGCTGAATGGGACATCGCCAGATATGTCCGTAGCGGCCGATTACGACTAGTACTCGAAGACCAGACACCGACCCGTGCCGATGTTTACGCGGTATATCCGCAGCAGTTACACCTGTCCACACGAGTGCGCAGCCTGATCGACTTTCTGGTTGAGCGCTTCAAGGACATTGATCATCTGGAGGGCGAGTTGTAGAGCCATTGCCCCCCTGTCTCCTCCCCCACCTGCTGCCTGCGCAACCAAGCCGCCAGGCTACCAGGCTACCAGGCTGCCGCAGCAGGCACTGGCGACGAGTAAGTCGCACGCCCACCGGACTGATGAACAAACCTCATAAACCCTTGCCAATTTACCCATCTAGTGCTCATGCGCCATCTCGCATGCTGTCACCCAAACGCGAATAACGAGAGCCCGAAATGCACATGCGTACACTCGGCAACAGTTAACTCGAAGTATCAGCGCCGGGACTGGACTGCATGGGTTTAAGCCATGGCAGTGGCACGACGACGGACACACCACAAGCCATTACGCTTGTCCGCTCGGCGATGAGGCGATGAGCAACGATAAAGCGTCAGGATCTGCTGCTCGCCTGTTGATTGTGCTGGTTGGTATTGCGGTGGTGTTGGCCCAGGTGACCGCCTGGGTGGCCGTAGGGTATTGCGCAACAAGACGTTGAGAATCGAACGGGCAAAGATCATCTGGCAAACCCTAAGACGCTTTGCACAGGCTAACGCAGGCTTTGCAGATTACCTGTCAGCCGAGCAGCACGCAGTCCTAGGTCCTAGCCATTTCGATACCTACCACGTCCCTGTTGTGCCTGTCTCCCGTCCTGCTGTTACACCGCTGGGCATACCTTCCAATTGACCACCTTCTCGCGATCACCCGGCACGGGCTCTGCTTTGCAAAAGATGGCAGATAAACGACGAGGACTGCTGGTATGTGCTGGGCAGCAATGCTCGCCTGGGCACAAACTCAAACTTCAAGCCCTGATTGCCGCGAGCAATAACAGGCACAAGTTTCCTGCTGGTAAGGGTCCAAGTAGGGGCCTTTTTTTAGGCATGAAAAAGCCCAACGGATTAGGTTGGGCCAAGTCATTGAAAAAGATGGTCGGGACGGAGTGATTCGAACACTCGACCCCTAGCACCCCATCGCGTTTTGAGCGATTCGTCGGGAAACGTCCTGACCCTAACCATCACGATCTATGCTTTAAAAACAGTGGCTTAGGTGATCATCTGACGTGCAGCACGTCCCATGCTTTCCCACCTAATCCCGGTATCTGGTGGGGGGTTTAGTGGGGGGTATTTTCAATGGTGAAAATCACGATCAAAGAGCTCGAAGCGCTCAGCAGCACCGACCATGGCAGGACGCTTCGAGAAGATGGCAATCTGATTGGCAAAGTCCTTATGCACAAGCAAGGGCTCTCCGTTCAGTTCCACTACCGCTTCAAGTGGGAGGGTAAATACAAGGACTTCGCCTGCGGTACATGGCCACGCACAAGGCTGCTGCACATTCGCGATGCTCGCGACTCGGCAAAACAGCAGTTGAAACAGGGCATCAACCCTTGCGCTCAGAAGCGAGCCGTGAAAATACAAGCGCACGCAAAGGTGGTTGAAGTTGTAGCCACCGAGAGTCTAGCTGACACGGACTGCCTGACCTTGGGCGAGCTGTTCGAGACCTGGCTACGTGATGGCGTGGCACGTAATAACGCCAATGCTGAATTGCGCCGCAGCTTCAGCAAAGATGTGTTACCGCCACTGGCTAACAAACCGTTGAATGATGTCACCGAGCACGACCTTAGAACCATTCTGCGCAAAGTCATTGCGCGCAATGCCCCCAGACGGGCGATCAGCCTCTTTGCCGATATCACCCAAATGTTGTCCTGGGCTGAAAAACGTCAGCCTTGGCGCGCACTGCTCATTGATGGCAACCCTGCCCACCTGATCGACATCGACCTGCTGCTGCCCGAAACGTACGAGGAGGAACGCAGCCGCATTCTGTCGCACGATGAATTACGCGAACTGCATCAGAAATGCACAGGCATGGCGGATGTTTACAGCGCGCTCCCGGCTGGGCAGAAGTACGGCGGTATACGTCCGCTCAAGAAGGAAACCGAACTAACGCTCTGGATCTGTCTGGGCACCTTGTGTCGGATAGGCGAACTGCTCGCCGCCGAGTGGCGCCATGTGAACCTAGACAGTGGCGAGTGGTTTATCCCGGCCAAGAACGTCAAAGGCCGGCGGGGCAAGAAGCAGGACCACCACATCTTCCTCTCGCCTTTTTCACTGCATTACTTTCAAGTGCTCTACTCGCTGACAGGGACTACCCCTTGGTGCTTTCCGGATAAAGACGGCACAGGCCCGGTCTTCTCGAAAACCGTCAGCAAGCAGGTGGGGGATCGCCAGGAAATGTTCAAGAAGCGCAAGCCGCTTTCCAGGCGCCGCCATGACAACAGCCTGGTTTTAGCCAAAGGTACCAATGGCGCGTGGACACCCCATGACCTGCGCCGCACCGGTGCGACGATGATGCAAGCCTTGGGCGTCAACCTGGATGTGATCGACCGTTGCCAGAACCACGTGCTGGCCGGGAGCCGAGTGCGTCGTCACTATTTGCATCATGACTATGCGCGTGAGAAGGCGGAAGCCTGGGCGCGTCTGGGCACCCAGCTGGAATCCATCATCTTTCCAAAGGGTATGGAGCATACGCAACAGGTGCCCGAACAAAAAATCTTGTGAAGAATTCAATTCAGTTGCGGGCCAATCCCAACGTCAACAGTTCCTTGCGTAACAGCGAACGCTCAAGCACAGCCATTCGAGCCTGCCAGTCGGTCAACAGCAATTGGCTCAACTTTTGTTGGCTGATCAAGGGCTCAGCCAGAAAAAAGTTTTTGCACTCGCGAATGCTGATGACGAGGAAAAACCAGTCCCCACCCTGCTCCGCCAGCCAGTTACCAATCGTTGAGCGAGCGGATTCGTTAACCAAACCCTCATTCGAAGCTCACACATCAGCGCTACCAAACTGTCAGCCCAACCCGATACTGCGTTACGAATTTAACAAATTCAGACTCGGGCACACCAAGCGCACCATTTTGTCCGCCTTGCGACGATAGTTATAGTTATCATCCGAGGTCCAGACATAGGCCTTCAGCCAGATGGTCATGCTCAGGTACTGAAATCTGATACAACTTTCGCCGTCCAGCCTCTTCAGTGATCGATTCACTTTCCGCTCACGCTCAAATACAGTGGCCACCAGGCCAACTCGGTAGTCCAGCGACTTATCCTGCAAAGATTTAACCGAACGGAAATCCCCTTCGGAAAATCGATAGAGATGACGGCGTTCAAGCTCGAGCTCGGTTTTTATTTCATCGTCTTCGAAGCTGTATGGGTGACTGTGATAGTCACCCAAGTAGCAGACTTCGGGGAAAAACGTGTCGATAAAGCCTTGTTTCAGCTCTTGCGCTTCATCGGTAAAAGCAACCGAGCTCTGGTCTCTTTCAACCGCGGTGGATGTGTCTGCCAGTACCACCCTGTAGATCATGTCTCTACCGATTAATGGCTGATCGTACCCCCACAGGTGCCCGAATGTTTCGACGCGCGCAGCCGAGTCGCCGCCGTTCAAGACGTGCTCCAGTTTGTAGGCTTCCAGCGCAGACGTGACAATGCTGAAAAATGCTTGCTCGGATATTGAAACTACTGAATCGAT
Proteins encoded in this window:
- a CDS encoding dicarboxylate/amino acid:cation symporter encodes the protein MKRIFGKLYIQVLIAVVLGAIVGVLVPETGAALKPLGDAFIKLIKMLLAPVIFLTVVTGIARMENMKELGRVGFRALIYFEVVSTLALVVGLVVVDVFKPGAGMNIDVASLDTSSLATYTSAVKHDSFMDFAMNIIPDTIVDAFAKGNVLQILLFSVLLGVALAQVGPRGKIFVDALDSLMQGMFRIVNMVMRLAPVGAFGAIAFTIGKYGFGSLFSLGKLMACVYLTCAVFVIFVLGPICRYSGFSLWKFLKFIKEELFTVLGTSSSESVLPQMISKMEKAGVSKPVAGMIIPSGLTFNPDGQAIYYTIAAIFIAQATNTPLTLTDQLIVLAVLMFTSKGSAGVTGSGFIILAATLSSLGTIPVAGMVLLLGVDRFMSEARAITNTIGNGVGTMAIAKWVGALDTVKMHKALNGERGEPEPEFVHEEAAHPSGPVMGNALQPSLASASQV
- a CDS encoding tartrate dehydrogenase, which produces MSTYKIAAVPGDGIGIEVIAAGVEVLQALSEKSSFELDFKHFDWNSDNYLKHGYYIPEGGLEELKTFDAIFFGAVGALDVADHISLWGLRLPICQGFDQYANVRPARVLPGVKSPLVNGDQIDWVVVRENSEGEYSGNGGRVHRGLPEEVATEVSVFTRVGVERIHRFAFELAQSRPRKHLTMVTKSNAQRHGMVLWDEIFYEVAKDFPDVKIDKELVDAVTTRMVLKPSTLDVIVATNLHADILSDLAAALSGSLGIAPTANLNPSRKFPSMFEPIHGSAFDITGKGVANPIATFWTAVMMLEHLGETAAAKQLMSAIEAVTESGLHTPDLGGTATTRQITDAVIALINR
- a CDS encoding LysR family transcriptional regulator produces the protein MSPTLDLSFFYLLANKGSLAATARELGITPPAVSKRLTALEARLGARLVNRTTRSMSLTSEGELLFSHAARILTQIDEVEQLINSSQAEPKGLIRVNASLGFGRRYIGPALGAFFKKHPQVEVQLEISDHPLDLTTHGFDLGIRFGTLADAAFHARKIASNRRLLCASPLYLEKYGAPQRLSDLQQHNCIFLRQNETPYGVWSFTDGGRTQNIKVRGALGCNDGEVALNWALEGHGILLRAEWDIARYVRSGRLRLVLEDQTPTRADVYAVYPQQLHLSTRVRSLIDFLVERFKDIDHLEGEL
- a CDS encoding site-specific integrase; translation: MVKITIKELEALSSTDHGRTLREDGNLIGKVLMHKQGLSVQFHYRFKWEGKYKDFACGTWPRTRLLHIRDARDSAKQQLKQGINPCAQKRAVKIQAHAKVVEVVATESLADTDCLTLGELFETWLRDGVARNNANAELRRSFSKDVLPPLANKPLNDVTEHDLRTILRKVIARNAPRRAISLFADITQMLSWAEKRQPWRALLIDGNPAHLIDIDLLLPETYEEERSRILSHDELRELHQKCTGMADVYSALPAGQKYGGIRPLKKETELTLWICLGTLCRIGELLAAEWRHVNLDSGEWFIPAKNVKGRRGKKQDHHIFLSPFSLHYFQVLYSLTGTTPWCFPDKDGTGPVFSKTVSKQVGDRQEMFKKRKPLSRRRHDNSLVLAKGTNGAWTPHDLRRTGATMMQALGVNLDVIDRCQNHVLAGSRVRRHYLHHDYAREKAEAWARLGTQLESIIFPKGMEHTQQVPEQKIL